The Blastomonas fulva genome contains a region encoding:
- a CDS encoding CAF17-like 4Fe-4S cluster assembly/insertion protein YgfZ, protein MSSHSTLTQRALVRLSPTDPAEDVRGFLQGLVTQDMRRVLPGNPQYGALLSAQGKTLFDFLLWDDGADVLIDCARDAAGDLAKRLTLYRLRRRISIAREETLCVHWSPEPVEGASPDPRLAALGWRWLAPESGDTGADERWRAHRLALGVAEGAGELGDILWLETNAVELNGVSFDKGCYVGQENTARMNWRQKVNRRIVVLPIAAADPKRQKIAHEDLGLSVEHRRTEDLAALDLPQWQRAALA, encoded by the coding sequence ATGTCCAGCCATAGCACATTGACCCAGCGCGCGCTCGTCCGCCTCTCCCCCACCGACCCGGCCGAAGACGTGCGCGGCTTTCTGCAGGGGCTGGTGACGCAGGACATGCGGCGGGTGTTGCCCGGAAACCCGCAATATGGCGCGCTTTTGAGCGCCCAGGGCAAGACTCTGTTCGACTTTCTGCTGTGGGATGACGGGGCAGATGTGCTGATCGATTGTGCGCGCGATGCGGCAGGTGACCTTGCAAAACGGCTCACTCTCTATCGCCTGCGTCGCAGGATTTCTATCGCCCGGGAAGAAACCTTGTGCGTCCACTGGTCGCCCGAGCCGGTCGAGGGCGCCAGCCCCGACCCCAGGCTTGCCGCGCTGGGCTGGCGCTGGCTGGCCCCGGAGTCGGGTGACACAGGCGCGGACGAACGCTGGCGCGCGCACCGGCTGGCGCTCGGCGTTGCCGAAGGCGCCGGCGAGCTGGGTGATATCCTGTGGTTGGAGACCAATGCGGTGGAACTCAACGGGGTGAGCTTCGACAAGGGTTGCTATGTCGGCCAGGAAAACACCGCGCGGATGAACTGGCGTCAGAAGGTCAACCGCCGGATCGTCGTGCTGCCGATCGCAGCGGCCGACCCCAAGCGCCAGAAGATCGCGCACGAGGACCTGGGACTGTCGGTCGAGCACCGCCGGACCGAGGATCTTGCCGCGCTCGACCTGCCGCAATGGCAACGCGCGGCGCTTGCCTGA
- a CDS encoding HU family DNA-binding protein yields MNNADLAEKIATDHNVTKADARKLVDGVFAAIADAAAAGEEISINGFGKFKVKSTPEREGRNPGTGATITIKASKKLGFTPAKAVKDKLNG; encoded by the coding sequence ATGAATAATGCTGACCTTGCAGAGAAGATTGCCACCGACCACAACGTCACCAAGGCTGACGCGCGCAAGCTGGTTGACGGCGTGTTCGCCGCCATCGCCGATGCAGCTGCTGCCGGCGAAGAAATCTCGATCAACGGCTTTGGCAAGTTCAAGGTGAAGTCGACCCCGGAACGTGAAGGCCGCAACCCCGGCACCGGCGCGACCATCACCATCAAGGCATCCAAGAAGCTCGGCTTCACCCCCGCAAAGGCGGTGAAGGACAAGCTGAACGGCTAA
- a CDS encoding ATP-binding protein, whose translation MGASIDIGRDETGQPVCIDMEELLATRLLVQGNSGSGKSHLLRRLLEESAGLVQQVIIDPEGDFVTLADAYSHVVIDAGDYNEREIARIGARIREHRASVILNLEQLELEAQMTCAAAFLNALFDAPREHWYPALVVVDEAQMFAPSVAGDVPDPVRRASLSAMTNLMCRGRKRGLAGAIATQRLAKLAKNVAAEASNFLMGRTFLDIDMARAADLLGMERRQAERIRDLQRGCFLGLGPAISRRPVAIRIGATQTVSRTGTHTLLPMPEAEPQDMRTMLFAEMEADALPPARPARPRPIAADELIRAIAEPEPTTQPAIFTARQEAEDAADAIDSEAVIVAVLRDMLAEASASTQPDALLYQDFSVRCRMQRLVRAPLDLEGFRQRLALARGGVFDPADPAWAPAIDAAARLPQDMYAPFLLIARAAMEGQPCPDDAALGRAYGTSSPGRIRRLIDYMEKQGVIVVRADFGGRRSVGIPELGLSTGVE comes from the coding sequence GTGGGCGCATCGATCGACATTGGCCGGGATGAGACAGGACAGCCTGTCTGCATCGACATGGAAGAGCTGCTGGCGACACGGCTGCTGGTGCAGGGCAATTCGGGCTCGGGCAAATCGCATCTGCTGCGCCGGCTGCTCGAGGAAAGCGCAGGGCTGGTCCAGCAGGTGATCATCGATCCCGAGGGCGATTTCGTCACCCTGGCCGACGCCTACAGCCATGTCGTGATCGATGCGGGCGACTATAACGAGCGCGAGATTGCGCGGATCGGCGCGCGCATCCGCGAACACCGCGCCTCGGTGATCCTCAACCTCGAACAGCTCGAGCTCGAAGCGCAGATGACCTGCGCCGCCGCCTTCCTCAACGCATTGTTCGATGCCCCCCGCGAGCACTGGTACCCGGCGCTGGTGGTGGTCGACGAGGCGCAGATGTTCGCGCCTTCGGTCGCGGGCGATGTCCCCGATCCGGTGCGCCGCGCCAGCCTCAGCGCGATGACCAACCTGATGTGCCGCGGCCGCAAGCGTGGCCTCGCCGGCGCCATCGCCACCCAGCGTCTCGCCAAGCTTGCCAAGAACGTGGCCGCCGAAGCCAGCAACTTCCTGATGGGGCGCACCTTTCTCGACATCGACATGGCGCGCGCCGCCGATCTGCTCGGCATGGAGCGCCGCCAGGCCGAGCGCATCCGCGACCTGCAGCGCGGCTGCTTTCTGGGGCTGGGTCCTGCGATCTCGCGCCGCCCGGTGGCGATCCGCATCGGCGCGACTCAGACCGTGTCGCGCACCGGCACCCACACGCTGCTGCCGATGCCCGAGGCCGAGCCGCAGGACATGCGCACGATGCTGTTCGCCGAGATGGAGGCCGACGCCCTGCCCCCCGCCCGCCCGGCCCGCCCGCGCCCGATCGCAGCCGACGAACTGATCCGCGCGATCGCCGAACCCGAGCCGACGACCCAGCCTGCGATCTTCACCGCGCGCCAGGAGGCCGAGGACGCCGCCGACGCGATCGACAGCGAGGCGGTGATCGTGGCGGTCCTGCGCGATATGCTCGCCGAGGCCAGCGCCTCCACCCAGCCCGATGCGCTGCTCTATCAGGATTTCTCGGTGCGCTGCCGGATGCAGCGGCTGGTGCGCGCGCCGCTCGATCTGGAAGGCTTCCGCCAGCGGCTGGCGCTGGCACGTGGCGGAGTATTCGATCCTGCCGACCCCGCCTGGGCACCCGCGATCGATGCCGCCGCGCGGCTTCCGCAGGACATGTACGCCCCCTTCCTGCTGATCGCCCGCGCCGCGATGGAAGGCCAGCCCTGCCCCGACGATGCCGCCCTGGGCCGCGCCTATGGCACCAGCTCGCCGGGGCGCATCCGGCGGCTGATCGATTACATGGAAAAGCAGGGCGTCATCGTCGTGCGCGCCGATTTCGGCGGGCGGCGATCGGTGGGGATTCCAGAGCTCGGGCTGAGCACCGGGGTGGAGTAG
- a CDS encoding dihydroorotase, with translation MTGSFDLIIKNGTVYLPGGPVAADIGVIGGKIAAIGAFAADAGEVIDCTGLHVLPGVIDSQVHFREPGLEHKEDLESGSRAAVMGGVTAVFEMPNTKPNTDTAERVADKLARAHHRMWCDHAFYVGATSANAPMLAELERIPGTAGVKIFMGASTGDLLVADDGALARVLASGKRRVAIHAEDEFRMNERAGYRVTGDPSSHPVWRDDESAMLATKRILKLARAAKRRIHILHITTPAELELIAQHKDIATCELTPQHLTLAGEEAYPRLGTYAQMNPPIRSGAHRDGLWNWLAQGVPDVIGSDHAPHTIEEKAKTYPDTPSGMPGVQTLLPLLLDHMHHGRLSMQRLIDLTSAGAQRIFGLVGKGRIAAGYDADFTIVDLKKKWTVTEDWLQSRCGWSPFTGMELTGKPIGTVIRGNRVMWEDTLADSAIGEPVRFEATEF, from the coding sequence ATGACGGGAAGCTTCGACCTTATCATCAAGAACGGCACGGTGTACCTGCCCGGTGGCCCGGTGGCGGCGGATATCGGCGTCATCGGTGGCAAGATCGCAGCGATCGGGGCGTTCGCTGCCGATGCGGGCGAGGTCATCGACTGCACCGGCCTGCACGTTCTGCCCGGGGTGATCGACAGCCAGGTCCATTTCCGCGAGCCAGGGCTGGAGCACAAGGAAGACCTCGAATCGGGCAGCCGCGCCGCCGTCATGGGCGGGGTCACGGCGGTGTTCGAGATGCCCAACACCAAGCCCAACACCGATACCGCCGAACGGGTCGCCGACAAGCTGGCGCGCGCGCACCACCGGATGTGGTGCGACCATGCGTTCTATGTCGGTGCAACCAGCGCCAACGCACCGATGCTCGCCGAGCTGGAGCGGATCCCCGGCACGGCGGGGGTCAAGATTTTCATGGGTGCCTCGACCGGCGATCTGCTGGTGGCGGACGATGGCGCGCTTGCGCGCGTGCTCGCGAGCGGCAAGCGCCGCGTCGCGATCCATGCCGAGGACGAGTTCCGGATGAACGAGCGCGCCGGTTACCGCGTCACCGGCGACCCTTCGTCGCACCCGGTTTGGCGCGACGACGAAAGCGCGATGCTGGCGACAAAGCGCATCCTGAAGCTGGCGCGCGCGGCGAAGCGGCGGATCCATATCCTGCACATCACCACCCCGGCGGAGCTCGAACTGATCGCGCAGCACAAGGACATCGCCACCTGCGAGCTGACCCCGCAGCATCTGACGCTTGCGGGGGAAGAGGCCTATCCGCGGCTTGGCACCTATGCGCAGATGAACCCGCCGATCCGCAGCGGCGCGCACCGCGACGGGCTGTGGAACTGGCTGGCGCAGGGCGTTCCCGATGTCATCGGATCGGACCACGCTCCGCACACCATCGAGGAAAAGGCCAAGACCTATCCCGACACGCCCAGCGGCATGCCCGGGGTGCAGACGCTGCTGCCGCTGCTGCTCGATCACATGCACCATGGGCGGCTGTCGATGCAGCGGCTGATCGATCTGACGTCTGCGGGCGCGCAGCGGATCTTCGGGCTGGTCGGCAAGGGACGGATCGCGGCGGGTTATGATGCCGATTTCACCATCGTCGATCTCAAGAAAAAGTGGACGGTGACCGAGGACTGGCTGCAATCGCGCTGCGGCTGGAGCCCGTTCACCGGCATGGAGCTCACCGGCAAGCCGATCGGAACGGTCATCCGTGGCAACCGGGTGATGTGGGAAGACACGCTGGCCGACAGCGCAATCGGCGAGCCGGTGCGGTTCGAGGCGACCGAGTTCTGA